cccaaGGAAACGAATGTCAAATACAaaataataactgaaagctgaaattgaactgataatataataactgaaagtaactaggagtcaaagatgatctggagatatgcttacatgttgatactgactcaactctcttaatatagtaagtaaaatatttgcccagccttataaggctcggtacgtgtaactgcacGGCCGTAGTAGGCTtcctcataggcgctcggccatactagactCGGTATCTCGGCCAttatgggctcgctcataggctctcggccacagtaggcttggtgTAAGGACTCGTAAATATTATAACCAAaatactcggggtttcgtggtgccaagatagattcctgcgttactatagtagaaattcttcatgGCGAGCTAGCTCGtcgcggttcagactttttggatggAACAGTAtcctacggactgagaggaaaatttTTCGCAGAAGAatgcatttttgcggcccattatgcggccagataatcactctacggaccgcataatggccgcagagtgaagcagtaagtttggccaatttgaggtcagttttgtggtcgattatgcgaccgcataatcgatatgcggaccgcatatcggtcgcgtAATTTTTCTTGGGTTTctacggagggagttctgcggtacattatgcgaccgcaaaacaagtATGCGGATCGCATACTGGTCGTatacctgagccgaaagtttaggcccctgagggccatttctgcagTCACTTTggggaccgcataaccattatgcggtcgcatatgtgaccgcagacctgtgtcagggcaccatttttcttaatttaaaacccgacccccattccgttaaaacacccatttagtctattctgaagctcatttctgatatttctagagtgagagagagagggttctagagggagggcctaattttcatcaattaatcttTAACCATCaatcaaagcttggaaatattcaagtagagcaccaaattcttcatccaaaaaggtaagacttcatcaccccaactcttaatttcaaacatagctataatggagTACTAGtatgatacttcatgggtataaaggtggtttatcttgcatgcatgtatgataaagagtatgggaaaaagtgagctagaaccatggacgttttcctaattctgggttcaatttgtatattgctaaaatagattgaggttgctaagggttccggataattgtagagtctaaagaagcgcaattgaggtaagtatggctaactctcttcttcctagaatcgaactcctggtgtccgaataatgggtgtaagttctaatttgatcatactagaattgttttccttagtgtgttggattgaaagattcatgtaccctaattgttttagatggttaccacgTCATCATGaatgatggtacttatcgacatgaatgatgatgttatttggacgaataaaaagggaaagacttgaattgcaaaatgttcccaagtgccaagaactaattaataaatgaggctgtttgtgtcATGTAACAAAAGAcaggaaagaaatatgaattgagtgaacaattgaaagaggttatgtctcaagtgagatggcttagccgatcgggccgggatcggacgccatgctataCACATGGTGGCaattgtgttggaattattgatttacattgtagatatggatatgtctcacttgagatggcttagccggtcgggccgagactggactccgtgtaaaaacactgtggcattgtgagttgtggctttggcactaaagattattaatctaaaaagatggaaagattgaattggaaactatgtgatccttacttagtgtttctttatatttctgtgaagtacttattgattattatgactgccttctctttgtttcactgttcattctactaagattggtgtttgccatacatgctagtactattcgatagtactaacgtcccatttgccgggggcgctacatatttgaatggatgtaggtggttccatcgcagatagtgccgatcgtagatagtggtgctctctttctctcctcacagcagtcttggtgagccccatttctcccatgggtcatgtagtccttcttttatataagtttttatattttgaggtatagccggggccttgttgctggcattgtcatgttgctcttttgtactctttgaggctccgtagatgtttatgtgggtcatgtatatatgttggggtggtcattggatcgagttgtattttgggaactcaactatggcataatgtatataaggaaaaatgaactagcaatatttatatttttatataactgatctctcccctgttttacaaatggtgatgcgatccctttttggattatgaatgagtcgggtaggaaaggtttaataggattcatcgaccgggttcacttggttgagcgccgatcgcactccccgaggttggggcgtgacaaacttggtatcggagcctaaggttttaaagtgtcctaggatgtcttggagccgtgtctagtagagcccttcttatcggtgtgttatcgacaacatctataattagggggctacttggacatttaggaataatacccttcattgttgttctatatcgtgcgatagagcaaAATGTGAGGTTgttctcctctaactcgtgcattgttctaactttcagtaaatggcacctaagaagagagcggcaattggccaagaagccaatgccacactaggagtggctgttgatcccctacttgataatgcgggtgaggataatccccctactatcacactgcctgattcgtctactccagaaCAGACTACCCCAGATCCTACACCCGCAGAGGATGCCGCAATCCCTCCCGCCGATACacctgttccacctccagccccagctcctGGTCCCGGTATTTCCGATGGGGAACTTagaggagctattcagatgctgactcagttagtagcttcccaggctcaaaggtcaaatgttgcacccacctcatttagcttgcaaggagattcttccggttccagggtaaacaggttccttcagttagaccctccagtgttcacaggtactgatcccggggcagaccctcaggatttcattgatgagatgcataagactctccgagttatgcgtgctactgagacggagggagtagagttggcctcctatcgtttgaaaggggtggcatattcctggtttgagatgtgggagaaTTCCCATGAgaaggggagccctccggcgagatggagtgagttcacggatgccttcatagaccaaTTCTTGCCTACCAAGACTAAGGTAGCCcgtgctgtggagtttgagacccttaaacagggtagtaAGAATGTATGGGAGTATTACATAGAGTTCGTGTGCCTGTCGAAGTATGAtgttcatatgatgccgactatggaggcaagagtgcgtcgatttgtgcagggccttagccctttggttattaatgaggctgccacagcTGCTGTAAATTatgacatgaactatggaaagatggtggcatttgcccaagctacggaggctcgaaaattaaagctcaggatggaacgagagggtagtagtagggcccgatcagcaGGCAACCTTGGGGACTCGTTTGtaggtgggagatcagcttttcggggaggattatcagggccatcctagtcttatgctcagtcttcagctagtgccccgcCATCAGGGCACGATCAGCAGCAGAGGACTCGctttaggcccggtcagggcagcagggggtcccaccatcagggccgatcaagagggagattctagcagcagcagagggccccatgccctaagtgtgggaggatacattcgagagtctgctacctggacatgccagtatgttacggaTGCGTAATGAGAGGTCATATTTagagggagtgtcgtgcatcTCGTCAAGGTGCAGGTAGGGTCACagctcagtcatccagtcctatggctgctacatcttcagcaccccctctaGCTCGAGACTCTCCAGCAcccacagggcgtggtgcagttaggggtggtgcacagagttcggggGGACCTaaccgattctatgctatgagtggtcgacagagtgcggaggcttccccagatgtcgtcacaggtatattgaccgttcaatctcatgatgtgtatgcccttattgatcccggatcttctttgtcctatgttactccttatgttgctacgagcttcgggatagaaccggaacagcttcatgagccgttctctatatctaccCCAATTGGCGAGTCTATTACGGCCGTGCGGGTTTAtagagattgtgttgtcacggtgcgtggtcgggataccatggctgATCTTATTTAACTAGGGATGActaattttgatgtaataatgggaatggactggctctattcatgtttttccaaactcGACTGTCGGACCAGaattatgaggcttgagtttcctaatgAGCCAATTGTTGAGTGGAtggggaataatgttatgccaaaaggtaggttatttcttaccttaaggccacaaagatgatcaggaaggggtatatttatcATTTAGTCCGAGTTACGGATACCACTGTTGAGGTGCCTGcccttgaatctgtaccaattgtgaatgatTTCCCTgatgtctttccggatgaactccctggaattcctccagagagggagattgattttgtgaTTGATATGATGCCAAACACgtagcctatatccattccaccttatagaatggcgccgacagaattaaaagagctaaaggaacatcTAAGgaatttgctagagaaaggtttcatccgaccgcgtgtgtcaccttggggcgcaccggttctctttgtcagaaagaaagatggatcgctgcagatgtgtattgattaccgacaactcaacaaagtcacaatcaaaaacaaatacccattgcctagaatagatgatttgtttgaccaattacaaggtgctaagttttTCTCCAAAAAtgatttgcggtccgggtaccatcaattgaaggtaagggagcaggatattccgaaaacagctttcagaacccagtatgggcactttgaatttttggtaatgtctttcgggctaacaaatgccccggcagctttcatggatcttatgaatcgagtcttcaggctgtttcttgactcctttgtgatagtattcattgacgacatccttgtatattcacgaagtcgagaggatcacaCCGACCACCTCAGGGAAGttctgcagactcttcatcaccaccacttgtatgcaaagttctcgaaatgtgaattttggcttgaatctgttacattcctgggtcatgtcatctccggagaaggaattaaggttgatacTCAAAAGATTGCGgcggtgaaggattggcctagacctattactctaacagagattcgcagtttcttgggtttggtcgggtattataggaggttcgtggaagggttctccactcttgcctctccattgactaaattgacacagaaggcggttaagttccagtggtccgatacctgtgaaaggagcttccaggaattgaaatcaagattgacctcggcgccggtattgaccctgccagagggtaccgaggggtttgtggtgtattgcgatgcttcaaagATCGGTCttaggtgtgtattaatgcaagatggtaagGTTCGAGCATATGCTTCAAgacaacttaagaatcatgaaaagaactatccaactcatgacttagagcttggggtggtggtttttgcattaaaaatttggtgtcattatttctatatagtccatgtagatgtattcacggaccataaaagtcttcaatacattttcaagcagaaggaattgaacttaaggcagagaaggtggcttgagttgctcaaagattatgacatcgacattttgtatcatccgggaaaggctaatatggtagcggatgctcttagtcagaaatctatgggtagtttggctcacttggaggcatgtcaaaggcccttggcccgagaggttcaccagttggccagtttgggagttcggCTTGCGGACTCTGGGAGGGGGGGGTGATTATgcggaatagggcggaatcatcgcttgtgacggaggtcaaggaAAAGCAATACAGTGATTCAACATAAGACTACAACTGTTTCTCTTAGCATGGATAACGGTACATTACGGTACaaaggacgactatgtgttccaaatgtagatggtcttcgggaaagaatcatggtagaagctcatacttctagatattccgtgcacccaggctctacaaagatgtatcatgatctcaaggaagtttactggtggaatggcATGAAGTGGGGTGTGGTGGACTTTAtggcaaaatgttcaaactgtcaacaagtgaaggccgagcatcaaaggcccggtgggttagcacagagtatagaaattccaatgtgaaaatgggaaatgaacaatatggattttgtggtagggttgccGCACACTCCgcataagtttgactcaatttgggtgatcgtggatcgactcacgaaattagcACACTTCTTACTAGTTAAATCCACATACGCTGCGGAataatatgctcaattgtatatcaaggaaatagtcaggcttcatggcactccagtttccatcatttccgatcgaggggcccaaTTTACAGCTATtttctggaagaaatttcagcaaggtttgggtacgcaggtaaatcttagcatggctttccatccacagactgacgggcaagcagagcggactattcagacgcttgaggacacaCTGTGTGCGTGTGTgattgacttcaagggtagctgggatgatcatttgccgctcatagaatttgcttataacaacagcttccat
This sequence is a window from Nicotiana tomentosiformis chromosome 5, ASM39032v3, whole genome shotgun sequence. Protein-coding genes within it:
- the LOC138892453 gene encoding uncharacterized protein, producing the protein MWENSHEKGSPPARWSEFTDAFIDQFLPTKTKVARAVEFETLKQGSKNVWEYYIEFVCLSKYDVHMMPTMEARVRRFVQGLSPLVINEAATAAVNYDMNYGKMVAFAQATEARKLKLRMEREGSSRARSAGNLGDSFVGGRSAFRGGLSGPS